In Candidatus Hydrogenedentota bacterium, a single genomic region encodes these proteins:
- a CDS encoding family 43 glycosylhydrolase, whose product MCFADTDHGAPFAKDPSVVRFGGRYLLYYSLRKPGSIGIGIAQSDDLTRWRKVGELDPAAEYERKGVAAPAALVHEGKVHLFYQTYGNGPKDALCHAVSEDGLRFERNPTNPIFAPTGGWNLGRAIDAELHIDGDTVFLYGATRDPEMKRQMLFVATAPVSGGFNRESWTQRCDAPILKPELPWETNCIEAASVLKRNGRYFMFYAGGYNNDPQQIGVAVSDNGIAWTRLSDEPLLPNGPEGAWNHSESGHPGVFVDDNGETWLFFQGNNDKGKTWFLSKMRVAWDAEDLPYLIRPEDGHEFRLVRTRALQAIKNPVLDLAPALCPRDPLLVEHDGVYRCYYTAAEKLPAGFQLHLDEIRSTDLVNWSPPRRLLDGPLGFSSPGSMIRQGGRWIMALQSYPIPPGHDWADESARLWLMESDDLEHWDPPRQIKPEGCTANWAKSRRQIDPCVVAHDGKFWCFYKTDGQLGLLVSPDLHAWEESLPDRPVLGRKDTPDNATLENVCLLRDGGEWLMFFSPCRDGRGVGVARSRNLLDWHGVRYLDFPAVDWAHNGPTAPMVIDRREKLGVWLMVFHGEDRRVNPHGAALGLAWSRDLDHWTLPFRHSRESGYP is encoded by the coding sequence ATGTGTTTCGCGGACACGGACCACGGCGCGCCATTCGCCAAGGACCCCTCCGTGGTGCGGTTCGGAGGCCGCTATCTGCTCTACTACTCCCTGCGCAAGCCCGGAAGCATCGGCATCGGCATCGCGCAGAGCGACGACCTTACCCGTTGGCGCAAGGTTGGCGAACTCGACCCGGCGGCGGAGTATGAGCGTAAGGGTGTGGCCGCGCCCGCCGCGCTGGTGCATGAGGGAAAGGTCCACCTCTTCTACCAGACCTATGGCAACGGCCCGAAAGACGCCCTGTGCCACGCGGTTTCTGAGGACGGTCTGCGCTTTGAGAGGAACCCCACCAACCCCATATTCGCGCCGACAGGCGGCTGGAATTTGGGCCGCGCCATTGACGCGGAGCTCCACATTGACGGGGACACGGTGTTCCTCTACGGCGCCACCCGCGACCCGGAAATGAAGCGGCAGATGCTCTTCGTTGCCACCGCGCCGGTGTCGGGGGGATTCAACCGCGAGAGCTGGACACAGCGCTGTGACGCGCCCATCCTGAAACCGGAACTGCCCTGGGAGACGAACTGCATCGAGGCGGCTTCGGTGCTCAAACGCAATGGCCGGTATTTCATGTTCTACGCAGGAGGCTACAACAACGACCCCCAGCAGATAGGCGTGGCCGTCTCTGACAACGGCATCGCCTGGACCCGTCTCTCCGACGAGCCCCTCCTGCCGAACGGCCCCGAGGGCGCCTGGAACCACAGCGAGTCGGGACATCCCGGCGTGTTTGTGGATGACAACGGCGAAACCTGGCTCTTTTTCCAGGGGAACAACGACAAGGGAAAAACGTGGTTCCTCTCCAAAATGCGTGTCGCGTGGGACGCGGAGGACCTGCCCTATTTGATACGGCCCGAAGACGGCCATGAATTTCGCCTGGTGCGCACGCGCGCACTTCAGGCGATAAAGAACCCCGTCTTGGACCTCGCCCCGGCGCTGTGTCCCCGCGACCCGTTGCTGGTGGAGCATGACGGCGTATACCGCTGCTACTACACGGCGGCGGAAAAACTGCCCGCGGGTTTCCAACTGCACCTGGACGAAATACGCTCGACCGATTTGGTGAACTGGTCCCCGCCCCGCCGCCTGCTGGACGGCCCGCTTGGGTTTTCCAGTCCCGGCAGCATGATTCGCCAGGGCGGCCGGTGGATTATGGCGCTGCAAAGCTACCCCATACCGCCGGGCCATGACTGGGCAGACGAGTCCGCCCGCCTCTGGCTCATGGAAAGCGACGACCTGGAACACTGGGACCCGCCCCGGCAAATCAAGCCGGAGGGATGCACGGCGAACTGGGCGAAGTCCCGCCGCCAGATAGACCCGTGCGTCGTGGCCCATGACGGTAAATTCTGGTGCTTTTACAAGACCGACGGGCAGCTCGGGCTGCTGGTGTCGCCCGACCTCCACGCCTGGGAGGAGTCGCTGCCTGACCGGCCCGTGCTGGGCCGAAAAGACACGCCCGACAACGCCACCCTGGAAAATGTCTGCCTCCTGCGGGACGGCGGGGAGTGGCTCATGTTCTTCTCCCCCTGCCGCGACGGGCGCGGCGTCGGCGTGGCACGCTCCCGAAACCTGCTCGACTGGCACGGGGTCCGCTATCTGGATTTCCCCGCCGTGGACTGGGCGCACAACGGGCCCACGGCACCCATGGTGATTGACCGGCGGGAAAAGCTGGGCGTGTGGCTGATGGTGTTCCACGGCGAGGACCGCCGCGTGAACCCCCACGGCGCCGCCCTCGGCCTGGCCTGGAGCCGGGATTTGGACCACTGGACCCTGCCCTTCCGTCATTCCCGCGAAAGCGGGTATCCATAG
- a CDS encoding sodium/solute symporter (Members of the Solute:Sodium Symporter (SSS), TC 2.A.21 as described in tcdb.org, catalyze solute:Na+ symport. Known solutes for members of the family include sugars, amino acids, nucleosides, inositols, vitamins, urea or anions, depending on the system.), translated as MAVAGPLLWEELPPLPNPDGVAGPFTGVHGDALIVAGGANFPQPVWETEKAWHADIHVLLRETGTDGPVYQWVSGFQLDRPVAYGASVSTPHGVLCMGGDNREGVYAEVFLLRWNPASQSVDREDMPPLPAPCANAGAALIGNTVYVAGGMTGPGLETAQSSFWSLDLSQKGGPGFGWRELTPWPGPPRALAIVAAQHNGVHDCVYVISGRRQRGDGEVEFLQDVYEFTPAKHRPGAPDASSAWRRRADAPRCVMAGTGAALGQSHIFILSGAEGSLFHQTDALRDSHPGFPKEAFAYHTITDTWTGAGATPANQVTATAVRWGADTVNDPVILASGETRPRVRSPKVWSVRPAPGEKHFGAPDFSVLGLYLAAMVAVGVFFSFRNKTSDDFCRGGRRIPWFVAGMSIFATMLSSITFMAIPAKAYATDWVYFLVNMMVIAITPLVIALFLPFFRRIDAASAYEYLEKRFNRFARLFASASFVLFQTGRMAVVLYLPALALAAITPLSDRDCILLMGGLSIVYCALGGLEAVVWTDTVQSFVLLGGALFSLVLIVMRVDGGLSGFMATAMAQDKFHLANLDFSRHSYATTALWVVVLGGLAQALVPYASDMAVVQRYMSVPDTARAKKAIWTNAIAVIPATMLFFGVGTALFVFYSHHPDRLDPTFKTDAIFPLFIARELPVGVAGLVVAGIFAAAQSTISTSMNSISTALVADFVRPLNWIHSERAYLRLARALTVLMGAAGTLLALNFASSDIKSLWDQFMMILGLLGGSMCGLFCLGIFTTRTNGPGAIIGALAGAAGLFLVQRHTSVHLLLYAFVGIVICFAAGYTASLAFGPVKQSISGLTIYTLRGQETKEGDQRAS; from the coding sequence ATGGCCGTGGCGGGGCCGCTCCTGTGGGAGGAACTGCCGCCGCTGCCGAACCCGGACGGCGTCGCGGGACCCTTCACCGGGGTGCACGGCGACGCCCTGATTGTCGCGGGCGGCGCCAATTTCCCCCAGCCCGTGTGGGAGACGGAAAAGGCCTGGCACGCGGACATTCATGTCCTGCTCCGCGAAACCGGCACGGACGGTCCCGTGTATCAATGGGTGTCGGGTTTCCAACTGGACAGGCCCGTCGCCTACGGCGCCTCGGTCTCCACTCCCCATGGCGTCCTGTGCATGGGGGGCGACAACAGGGAGGGCGTCTACGCGGAGGTTTTCCTCCTGCGGTGGAACCCCGCCTCTCAGTCGGTGGACCGCGAGGACATGCCGCCCCTGCCCGCGCCCTGCGCAAACGCGGGCGCGGCGCTTATCGGGAACACGGTGTATGTGGCGGGCGGCATGACCGGCCCCGGCCTGGAAACAGCCCAGTCCAGTTTCTGGTCCCTCGACCTTTCCCAAAAGGGCGGCCCCGGTTTCGGCTGGCGCGAACTGACCCCCTGGCCGGGACCGCCCCGCGCCCTCGCCATTGTTGCCGCACAGCACAACGGCGTGCACGACTGCGTCTATGTCATCAGCGGAAGGCGGCAGCGCGGGGACGGGGAGGTCGAGTTTCTTCAGGATGTCTACGAGTTCACGCCCGCGAAGCACCGGCCCGGCGCGCCGGACGCTTCGAGTGCCTGGCGCCGACGGGCGGACGCCCCACGCTGCGTCATGGCGGGCACCGGCGCCGCGTTAGGCCAGAGCCACATTTTCATCCTCAGCGGCGCGGAGGGAAGCCTCTTCCACCAGACGGACGCGCTCAGGGACAGCCATCCCGGTTTCCCGAAGGAGGCCTTCGCCTACCACACCATCACCGACACCTGGACCGGCGCCGGCGCCACACCCGCAAACCAGGTGACCGCCACGGCGGTGCGCTGGGGCGCCGACACAGTCAACGACCCGGTCATCCTCGCAAGCGGCGAAACACGCCCGCGGGTGCGGTCCCCAAAGGTCTGGAGTGTCCGGCCCGCGCCGGGCGAGAAGCATTTCGGAGCGCCCGACTTCTCCGTGCTGGGCCTGTATCTCGCCGCCATGGTCGCCGTCGGCGTGTTCTTCTCCTTCCGCAACAAGACCTCCGACGACTTCTGCCGGGGCGGCAGGCGGATTCCCTGGTTCGTCGCGGGCATGAGCATCTTCGCCACCATGCTCAGCTCCATCACCTTCATGGCCATCCCCGCCAAGGCCTACGCCACGGACTGGGTCTATTTCCTCGTCAACATGATGGTCATCGCCATCACCCCCCTCGTCATCGCGCTCTTCCTGCCCTTCTTCCGCAGGATTGACGCCGCAAGCGCCTATGAGTATCTGGAAAAGCGCTTCAACCGCTTCGCCCGCCTCTTTGCCAGCGCATCCTTCGTCCTCTTCCAGACGGGGCGCATGGCCGTGGTGCTCTATCTGCCCGCTCTGGCCCTGGCCGCCATCACGCCCCTCTCCGACCGGGACTGCATCCTGCTCATGGGCGGCCTGAGCATCGTCTACTGCGCCCTGGGCGGACTGGAGGCCGTGGTCTGGACGGATACGGTGCAGTCCTTTGTGCTCCTCGGCGGGGCGCTGTTCAGCCTCGTCCTGATCGTGATGCGCGTGGACGGCGGACTCTCCGGGTTCATGGCCACCGCTATGGCGCAGGACAAGTTCCACCTCGCCAACCTCGATTTCTCGCGGCACAGTTACGCCACCACGGCCCTGTGGGTGGTGGTGCTGGGCGGGCTCGCCCAGGCGCTGGTGCCCTACGCCTCGGACATGGCGGTGGTCCAGCGCTACATGTCCGTCCCGGACACCGCGCGCGCCAAAAAGGCCATCTGGACGAACGCCATCGCCGTAATACCCGCCACCATGCTCTTCTTCGGCGTGGGGACGGCCCTCTTCGTCTTCTATTCGCACCATCCGGACAGGCTCGACCCCACTTTCAAGACGGACGCCATTTTCCCCCTCTTCATCGCCCGGGAACTGCCCGTGGGTGTCGCCGGTCTGGTGGTGGCGGGAATCTTCGCCGCCGCCCAGTCCACCATATCCACCAGCATGAACAGCATCTCCACCGCCCTCGTCGCGGACTTCGTCCGCCCCCTGAACTGGATTCACTCGGAGCGCGCCTATCTCCGGCTGGCCCGCGCGCTCACCGTCCTCATGGGTGCGGCGGGCACCCTGCTGGCCCTCAATTTCGCCTCATCGGACATCAAGTCCCTCTGGGACCAGTTCATGATGATCCTCGGCCTCCTGGGCGGCTCCATGTGCGGGCTTTTCTGCCTGGGCATTTTCACCACGCGGACCAACGGCCCCGGCGCGATCATCGGCGCACTGGCGGGCGCCGCCGGACTCTTCCTCGTGCAACGCCACACCAGTGTCCACCTGCTGCTGTACGCCTTCGTCGGCATTGTCATTTGTTTCGCGGCGGGATACACGGCCAGTCTCGCCTTCGGCCCGGTAAAACAGTCCATCTCCGGGCTGACCATTTACACCCTGCGCGGACAGGAAACCAAGGAAGGGGATCAACGCGCATCATGA
- a CDS encoding exo-alpha-sialidase, whose product MRIITGIMIVAVAVLAATGCRADTAEPLGVPVYRQGELGYNTFRIPALAVTNAGTLLAFCEGRKGSSSDTGDIALLLRRSGDNGDTWGEHQVVWDDPGNTSGNPCAVVDRDTGTVWLLMTWNRGDDHEKDIIAGTSRDTRRVFVTHSTDDGLTWAEPKEITKNVKRENWTWYATGPGGGIQMLHGPHRGRLIIPCDHIEAETKHYYSHVIYSDDHGETWQLGGRTPEHQVNECEVVELAGGRLMLNMRNYDPEKRYRQVAFSDDGGASWKDQRFDTALIEPICQASIVRHSWPDGDRPGVILFSNPASREKRVNITVRASQDEGESWKAQTLLHAGPGAYSSLAVLSNGEVACLYEAGLKNPYESIMFAKFSVPAPVSHPLLSSAREWELIWNDEFDGDSLDTSKWEAIGDSPRRAAFWVKEDAYLDGTGSLVLRTKRDGDRLTSGAVRTLGRFEATYGYFEARCEFPTQPGHWPAFWLMPSSDIGSLAQAGQDGTEVDIMEKPWRGDKIQHALHWDGYGKDHRSEGKEVEIPGVSKGWHTFGLWWTPEEYVFYVDGVETWRTNAGGVCQVPLYIKLTEEFGDWGGNVADAKLPDYFRVDYVRVYRDKGMVDGE is encoded by the coding sequence ATGAGAATTATCACCGGTATTATGATTGTCGCAGTCGCTGTCCTTGCCGCGACCGGATGCCGCGCAGACACGGCCGAACCCCTGGGCGTCCCCGTCTACCGGCAGGGGGAACTGGGCTACAACACCTTCCGCATCCCCGCGCTCGCCGTCACCAACGCCGGAACCCTGCTCGCCTTTTGCGAGGGGCGCAAGGGCTCCTCAAGCGACACCGGCGACATCGCCCTGCTGCTGCGACGCTCCGGGGACAACGGCGACACCTGGGGCGAACACCAGGTGGTCTGGGACGACCCAGGCAACACCAGCGGAAACCCCTGCGCCGTGGTGGACCGGGACACGGGAACCGTCTGGCTGCTCATGACCTGGAACCGGGGCGATGACCATGAAAAGGACATCATCGCCGGGACCAGCAGGGACACGCGGCGGGTCTTTGTCACCCACTCCACGGATGACGGGCTGACCTGGGCCGAACCGAAGGAAATCACCAAGAATGTGAAGCGGGAAAACTGGACCTGGTATGCCACGGGGCCCGGCGGCGGCATACAGATGCTGCACGGGCCGCACCGGGGCCGCCTGATCATCCCCTGCGACCACATCGAGGCGGAGACGAAGCACTACTATTCCCACGTCATCTATTCCGATGACCACGGCGAAACCTGGCAACTGGGCGGAAGGACGCCCGAACACCAGGTGAACGAGTGCGAGGTGGTGGAGCTGGCCGGTGGGCGGCTCATGCTCAACATGCGCAACTACGACCCGGAAAAGCGGTACCGGCAGGTCGCCTTCAGCGACGATGGCGGCGCCTCCTGGAAAGACCAGCGCTTCGACACCGCCCTCATCGAGCCCATCTGCCAGGCGTCCATCGTGCGGCACAGTTGGCCCGACGGGGACAGGCCGGGCGTCATTCTGTTCAGCAACCCCGCCAGCCGAGAAAAGCGGGTGAACATTACCGTCCGCGCCAGCCAGGACGAGGGCGAATCCTGGAAGGCCCAGACCCTCCTCCATGCCGGACCCGGCGCCTACTCCTCTTTGGCTGTTTTGTCCAACGGCGAGGTCGCGTGCCTCTACGAGGCGGGCCTGAAAAATCCCTATGAATCCATCATGTTCGCCAAGTTCAGCGTGCCCGCGCCGGTGTCCCACCCCCTGCTGTCCAGCGCCCGCGAATGGGAATTGATATGGAACGACGAGTTTGACGGCGACAGCCTGGACACCTCGAAATGGGAGGCCATCGGTGACAGTCCGCGCAGGGCCGCATTCTGGGTGAAAGAGGACGCCTACCTGGACGGCACGGGCAGCCTGGTCCTGCGCACGAAAAGGGACGGCGACCGCCTCACCAGCGGGGCCGTCCGCACGCTGGGCAGGTTCGAGGCGACCTACGGCTACTTTGAGGCGCGCTGCGAATTCCCCACGCAGCCCGGCCACTGGCCCGCCTTCTGGCTGATGCCCTCCAGCGACATCGGCAGCCTGGCACAGGCCGGTCAGGACGGCACCGAAGTGGACATCATGGAAAAGCCCTGGCGCGGGGACAAAATCCAGCACGCCCTGCACTGGGACGGCTACGGCAAGGACCACCGGTCCGAGGGCAAAGAGGTGGAAATCCCCGGCGTGAGCAAGGGCTGGCACACCTTTGGACTCTGGTGGACGCCGGAGGAGTATGTGTTTTACGTGGACGGCGTGGAGACCTGGCGCACCAATGCGGGCGGCGTGTGCCAGGTGCCCCTCTACATCAAACTCACCGAGGAATTCGGCGACTGGGGCGGCAACGTCGCCGACGCCAAGCTGCCCGACTATTTCCGTGTGGACTACGTCCGTGTGTATCGGGATAAAGGCATGGTTGATGGCGAATAA